A single genomic interval of Hydractinia symbiolongicarpus strain clone_291-10 chromosome 8, HSymV2.1, whole genome shotgun sequence harbors:
- the LOC130654940 gene encoding probable dolichyl pyrophosphate Glc1Man9GlcNAc2 alpha-1,3-glucosyltransferase isoform X1: MAERRCTWKDKKNILAVAIVTSSLKILLLNSYHSTDFEVHRNWLAITSNLPISRWYFEETSEWTLDYPPFFAWFEYVLSYVAYYFDKQMLLIKNLNYASNNTVLFQRLSVIAGDLFLLLSLKRYVQLYNGKEKDENRKLFILIAVLLNAGLIMVDHIHFQYNGFLFTFLILSITDMQKDHYLLSAFWFSILLNFKHIFLYIAPVYFVYLLRNYCFKRNTTQTGFTAMLGVNILDLSIANLVKLGVLVLSVFGLSLGPFIYMGQFNQLLSRLFPVKRGLCHAYWAANFWAVYNSFDKLAVITGSRLGFSLKNEQVASLTGGLVAQQKFAVLPNISPFFTAVITVTAMLPALLKLWYQPCKRDLFLPSLTLCAFVSFVFGYHVHEKAILMIIIPLTLLSVKTVAFARVFTILSIIGHFALFPLLHEQAETPIKILIFLLFTLCSLVSLYQIHGSSVSVIFGIPFVKWYEALYLLGLFPLYLYTSLGHWLLDFQQRLPFLPLLITSLYCSIGVLWSWILFYRILWIEDNTDEKKTT, from the exons atggcagaacGGCGATGCACAtggaaagataaaaagaacATTTTAGCTGTTGCAATAGTCACGTCTTCACTAAaaattttgctacttaactcaTA cCATTCAACCGATTTTGAAGTTCATCGTAATTGGTTGGCAATTACATCAAACCTGCCAATATCACGATGGTATTTTGAG GAAACATCAGAATGGACACTTGATTATCCCCCATTCTTTGCTTGGTTTGAATATGTGCTATCTTATGTAGCTTATTACTTTGATAAGCAGATGTTGCTTATCAAGAATCTGAATTATGCCAGCAACAATACAGTTTTATTCCAAAGACTTTCTGTTATAGCTGGAGATTTATTTCTGTTACTTTCGTTAAAACG GTATGTTCAATTATATAATGGAAAAGAAAAGGATGAAAACAGGAAACTGTTTATACTAATTGCAGTTCTACTTAATGCTGGGTTAATCATGGTTGATC ATATCCATTTTCAATACAATGGCTTCCTGTTTACTTTCTTGATCCTGTCCATAACAGACATGCAAAAG gatCATTATTTGCTCAGTGCATTTTGGTTTTCCATCTTGCTCAACTTCAAGCATATCTTTTTATACATCGCTCCTGTctattttgtttacttactgaGAAATTactgttttaaaagaaacacaACTCAAACAG GTTTTACAGCGATGCTTGGAGTCAATATCTTGGACTTGTCCATTGCAAACTTAGTAAAGTTGGGTGTTCTAGTTCTTAGCGTGTTCGGGTTATCTCTAGGCCCGTTCATATATATG gGACAATTTAACCAGTTGTTATCTCGTTTATTTCCTGTCAAACGTGGTCTTTGCCATGCATATTGGGCTGCCAATTTTTGGGCCGTCTACAACAGCTTCGATAAGCTTGCCGTTATTACAG GTTCACGACTaggtttttctttaaaaaatgagCAGGTTGCTTCATTGACTGGTGGTTTGGTTGCGCAACAAAAATTCGCAGTGCTACCGAATATCAGTCCTTTCTTCACCGCTGTTATCACGGTTACCGCTATGCTG cCTGCTCTTCTCAAGTTATGGTATCAACCttgcaaaagagatttatttttACCAAGTCTTACACTATGTGCTTTCGTTTCATTTGTTTTTGGTTATCATGTTCATGAGAAGGCGATTTTGATGATTATCATACCATTAAC ACTTTTGTCGGTTAAAACTGTAGCATTCGCCCGTGTATTCACAATATTGTCAATCATTGGTCATTTTGCCCTttttccattgctgcatgaaCAAGCAG aaaCTCCGATAAAGATTCTTATTTTTCTTCTCTTCACGCTCTGTTCACTCGTTTCTTTGTATCAGATACATGG atcgtcGGTCTCAGTGATATTTGGTATTCCGTTTGTAAAGTGGTATGAAGCTTTATACCTACTTGGTTTGTTTCCACTCTATTTATACACGTCTTTGGGACACTGGCTACTCGATTTTCAACAAAGGCTACCATTTTTACCATTATTAATAACGTCATTATACTGTAGTATTGGTGTACTTTGGTCCTGGATATTGTTTTATCGCATTCTGTGGATTGAAGATAATACAGACGAAAAGAAGACAACCTAA
- the LOC130654940 gene encoding probable dolichyl pyrophosphate Glc1Man9GlcNAc2 alpha-1,3-glucosyltransferase isoform X2, producing the protein MLLIKNLNYASNNTVLFQRLSVIAGDLFLLLSLKRYVQLYNGKEKDENRKLFILIAVLLNAGLIMVDHIHFQYNGFLFTFLILSITDMQKDHYLLSAFWFSILLNFKHIFLYIAPVYFVYLLRNYCFKRNTTQTGFTAMLGVNILDLSIANLVKLGVLVLSVFGLSLGPFIYMGQFNQLLSRLFPVKRGLCHAYWAANFWAVYNSFDKLAVITGSRLGFSLKNEQVASLTGGLVAQQKFAVLPNISPFFTAVITVTAMLPALLKLWYQPCKRDLFLPSLTLCAFVSFVFGYHVHEKAILMIIIPLTLLSVKTVAFARVFTILSIIGHFALFPLLHEQAETPIKILIFLLFTLCSLVSLYQIHGSSVSVIFGIPFVKWYEALYLLGLFPLYLYTSLGHWLLDFQQRLPFLPLLITSLYCSIGVLWSWILFYRILWIEDNTDEKKTT; encoded by the exons ATGTTGCTTATCAAGAATCTGAATTATGCCAGCAACAATACAGTTTTATTCCAAAGACTTTCTGTTATAGCTGGAGATTTATTTCTGTTACTTTCGTTAAAACG GTATGTTCAATTATATAATGGAAAAGAAAAGGATGAAAACAGGAAACTGTTTATACTAATTGCAGTTCTACTTAATGCTGGGTTAATCATGGTTGATC ATATCCATTTTCAATACAATGGCTTCCTGTTTACTTTCTTGATCCTGTCCATAACAGACATGCAAAAG gatCATTATTTGCTCAGTGCATTTTGGTTTTCCATCTTGCTCAACTTCAAGCATATCTTTTTATACATCGCTCCTGTctattttgtttacttactgaGAAATTactgttttaaaagaaacacaACTCAAACAG GTTTTACAGCGATGCTTGGAGTCAATATCTTGGACTTGTCCATTGCAAACTTAGTAAAGTTGGGTGTTCTAGTTCTTAGCGTGTTCGGGTTATCTCTAGGCCCGTTCATATATATG gGACAATTTAACCAGTTGTTATCTCGTTTATTTCCTGTCAAACGTGGTCTTTGCCATGCATATTGGGCTGCCAATTTTTGGGCCGTCTACAACAGCTTCGATAAGCTTGCCGTTATTACAG GTTCACGACTaggtttttctttaaaaaatgagCAGGTTGCTTCATTGACTGGTGGTTTGGTTGCGCAACAAAAATTCGCAGTGCTACCGAATATCAGTCCTTTCTTCACCGCTGTTATCACGGTTACCGCTATGCTG cCTGCTCTTCTCAAGTTATGGTATCAACCttgcaaaagagatttatttttACCAAGTCTTACACTATGTGCTTTCGTTTCATTTGTTTTTGGTTATCATGTTCATGAGAAGGCGATTTTGATGATTATCATACCATTAAC ACTTTTGTCGGTTAAAACTGTAGCATTCGCCCGTGTATTCACAATATTGTCAATCATTGGTCATTTTGCCCTttttccattgctgcatgaaCAAGCAG aaaCTCCGATAAAGATTCTTATTTTTCTTCTCTTCACGCTCTGTTCACTCGTTTCTTTGTATCAGATACATGG atcgtcGGTCTCAGTGATATTTGGTATTCCGTTTGTAAAGTGGTATGAAGCTTTATACCTACTTGGTTTGTTTCCACTCTATTTATACACGTCTTTGGGACACTGGCTACTCGATTTTCAACAAAGGCTACCATTTTTACCATTATTAATAACGTCATTATACTGTAGTATTGGTGTACTTTGGTCCTGGATATTGTTTTATCGCATTCTGTGGATTGAAGATAATACAGACGAAAAGAAGACAACCTAA
- the LOC130654941 gene encoding protein transport protein Sec61 subunit alpha: MGFKFLELLKPFISVLPEVSKPERKIQFREKVLWTAITLFIFLVCCQIPLFGIMSSDSADPFYWLRVIMASNRGTLMELGISPIVTSGLIMQLLAGAKILEVGDTPRDRALFNGAQKLFGMIITIGQAIVYVMTGMYGDPSELGAGVCLLIIIQLFCAGLIVLLLDELLQKGYGLGSGISLFIATNICETIVWKAFSPATVNTGRGTEFEGAIIALFHLLATRTDKVRGLREAFYRQNLPNLMNLLATVFVFGIVIYFQGFRVDLPIKSARYRGQYSSYPIKLFYTSNIPIILQSALVSNIYIISQMLSTKFSGNFFINLLGVWNEAGGPTRSYPIGGLCYYLSPPESLSQIGVDPIHALVYIIFMLGSCAFFSKTWIDVSGSSAKDVAKQLKEQQMVMRGHREKSMIHELNRYIPTAAAFGGLCIGALSVLADFMGAIGSGTGILLAVTIIYQYFEIFVKEQSEQGGMGTLLF; encoded by the exons ATGGGCT TTAAGTTTTTGGAGTTGTTGAAGCCGTTTATTTCGGTGCTTCCTGAAGTATCCAAACCTGAAAGAAAG aTTCAATTTCGTGAAAAAGTATTATGGACAGCTATCACCTTATTTATCTTCTTGGTCTGTTGCCAG ATCCCACTCTTTGGTATTATGTCATCTGATTCTGCTGATCCATTTTATTGGCTTCGTGTTATTATGGCTTCCAACAGAGGAACACTTATGGAGTTGGGTATATCACCTATTGTAACTTCTGGATTGATCATGCAACTTCTTGCTGGTGCTAAAATTTTGGAAGTTGGTGATACTCCACGTGACCGTGCTTTGTTTAATGGTGCTCAAAAACTATTTGGTATGATTATCACAATTGGTCAAGCCATTGTTTATGTCATGACTGGAATGTATGGTGATCCAAGTGAACTTGGGGCTGGTGTTTGTCTTCTCATCATTATCCAGTTGTTCTGTGCTGGTTTAATCGTGTTGTTACTTGATGAACTCTTGCAGAAAGGATATGGTTTGGGATCTGGTATTTCTCTGTTTATTGCCACTAATATCTGTGAAACCATTGTGTGGAAAGCATTCAGTCCGGCAACTGTCAACACCGGAAGAG gaacTGAATTTGAAGGTGCTATTATTGCTTTATTCCATCTTCTTGCTACTCGAACTGATAAAGTCCGTGGTCTTCGTGAGGCCTTCTACAGACAAAATTTACCTAACTTAATGAATTTGTTAGCTACTGTTTTCGTGTTTGGTATTGTTATATACTTCCAG ggATTCAGAGTGGATCTTCCAATCAAGTCTGCTCGTTACAGAGGACAATACAGTTCTTACCCAATCAAGTTGTTCTACACATCAAACATTCCAATTATTTTACAG AGTGCTTTGGTTTCAAATATTTACATTATCTCACAAATGTTGTCAACAAAATTCTCTGGCAACTTTTTCATCAATTTGCTTGGTGTGTGGAATGAAGCTGGTGGCCCTACTCGATCTTATCCAATTGGTGGATTATGTTACTATCTGTCGCCTCCAGAATCACTTAGTCAAATAGGAGTTGATCCTATCCATGCACTTGTTTACATTATATTCATGTTAGGGTCTTGTGcctttttttctaaaacatgGATCGATGTTTCTGGCTCGTCTGCAAAAGATGTTGCCAAACAACTTAAAGAGCAACAAATGGTTATGAGAGGACATCGAGAAAAATCAATGATTCATGAACTTAACAG ATACATTCCAACTGCAGCTGCATTTGGTGGTTTGTGTATTGGAGCTTTATCTGTCCTTGCTG